From the genome of Devriesea agamarum, one region includes:
- a CDS encoding DivIVA domain-containing protein encodes MSTAFELVSRFRIGYDVAEVDAFLSRARAAYEGVDGTDDFDPASIITTTFATQRGGYDMSIVDEALDRLADAFALKQRDQAIAVGGEEAWVRELTLRAEKLTERLRRPAGQRFAPAREGRRAYDRTDVDTLCDQLAEYFGAGLAMSVDDVRRAAFRRRKGPDGYDEAVVDVYLDHVADVMASVP; translated from the coding sequence ATGAGCACTGCGTTCGAGCTAGTGTCCAGGTTCAGGATCGGCTACGACGTCGCCGAAGTCGACGCATTTCTCAGCCGAGCCCGGGCCGCATATGAGGGCGTGGACGGAACCGACGACTTCGATCCCGCCTCGATCATCACCACCACATTTGCCACCCAGCGTGGCGGCTACGACATGTCCATCGTGGACGAAGCACTGGATCGGCTCGCGGATGCTTTCGCCTTAAAGCAACGTGATCAGGCAATTGCCGTCGGCGGTGAAGAAGCGTGGGTGAGGGAATTGACACTGCGCGCCGAAAAACTCACCGAACGTCTCCGTCGACCTGCGGGACAGCGGTTTGCCCCGGCCCGGGAAGGCAGGCGTGCCTATGACCGCACCGACGTCGATACGCTGTGCGACCAACTCGCTGAATACTTCGGTGCGGGACTGGCCATGAGCGTTGACGATGTGCGCCGGGCAGCATTTCGTCGCCGTAAAGGCCCAGACGGATATGACGAAGCCGTGGTTGACGTCTACCTAGACCATGTTGCCGATGTGATGGCGTCGGTGCCGTGA
- the dxr gene encoding 1-deoxy-D-xylulose-5-phosphate reductoisomerase codes for MRSLVVLGSTGSIGTQTLDVISRYPGLARVRGLAASGSRPELLAQQAAQFAVERVAISSEQAADAVHEALVRHSRDLGVRPARVEVGLDAVENLAGSLTGTADGHGDVVLNAMTGSVGLRPTLAALASGARLALANKESLISGGALVTAAAGDGQLLPVDSEHTAIAQCVAGVPRDSIGRLVITASGGPFRGRTREELTEVTPAEALAHPTWAMGRTITTNSATLINKALEVIEACWLFGMPEDRVSVVVHPQSIVHSMVELVDGATIALASPPDMRHAIGWALGYPDHLPGLARPCDWTQAATWTFEPLDEGTFRAVALARQAHRQAGVRMAVLNAVNEEAVDAFHNVQLSFLGICDLVEAVLMRPDIPEPAQPLTVNTVLAAEEWARATARTAIATAVATGSDPVALARTLHMSTGYGLDQIQGRRS; via the coding sequence ATGCGGTCGCTGGTGGTGCTCGGATCCACCGGGTCCATCGGCACCCAGACCCTCGATGTCATCTCTCGGTATCCGGGGCTAGCCCGGGTTCGTGGGCTGGCCGCAAGCGGGTCACGGCCCGAGTTATTAGCGCAGCAAGCTGCCCAGTTCGCCGTGGAACGAGTTGCAATCAGCTCTGAGCAGGCAGCGGATGCGGTGCACGAGGCGTTAGTGCGGCACTCACGTGACCTAGGGGTGCGCCCGGCCCGTGTAGAGGTCGGCCTCGATGCGGTCGAGAATCTCGCTGGATCGCTGACGGGGACAGCGGACGGTCACGGCGATGTGGTGCTGAACGCTATGACTGGCTCGGTGGGGTTGCGTCCAACGCTTGCGGCCCTCGCCAGTGGGGCAAGGCTTGCCCTTGCCAACAAAGAATCTTTGATTTCCGGGGGCGCCCTAGTCACGGCCGCAGCAGGCGACGGACAGCTATTACCCGTGGACTCCGAGCACACCGCGATCGCCCAATGTGTGGCAGGAGTGCCAAGAGATTCCATCGGACGCTTGGTCATCACGGCATCCGGTGGCCCGTTCCGGGGGCGTACCCGCGAGGAGCTGACCGAGGTAACTCCCGCTGAAGCTTTGGCTCACCCGACCTGGGCGATGGGCCGAACCATCACAACCAATTCGGCAACGTTGATCAACAAAGCGCTTGAGGTGATCGAGGCGTGCTGGCTTTTCGGCATGCCGGAAGATCGCGTCAGCGTGGTGGTTCATCCGCAATCCATCGTCCATTCCATGGTTGAACTCGTGGATGGAGCCACGATTGCGCTCGCCAGTCCGCCGGACATGCGTCACGCTATCGGCTGGGCACTCGGCTATCCCGATCATCTGCCGGGGCTTGCTCGGCCCTGCGATTGGACCCAGGCTGCAACCTGGACGTTTGAACCACTGGACGAGGGCACATTCCGAGCGGTTGCCCTCGCGCGTCAGGCGCATCGGCAGGCAGGGGTGCGTATGGCCGTGCTCAACGCCGTCAACGAGGAAGCCGTCGATGCCTTCCACAATGTGCAGCTCAGCTTCCTTGGAATCTGCGATCTGGTGGAAGCAGTTCTTATGCGACCCGATATTCCTGAACCTGCGCAGCCGCTGACCGTAAATACTGTGCTCGCCGCGGAAGAGTGGGCCCGGGCAACCGCAAGGACGGCCATTGCCACGGCGGTGGCAACCGGATCAGACCCGGTCGCGCTCGCGCGGACACTGCATATGTCCACAGGTTACGGACTGGACCAGATACAGGGGAGGCGCAGCTAG